A DNA window from Macadamia integrifolia cultivar HAES 741 chromosome 4, SCU_Mint_v3, whole genome shotgun sequence contains the following coding sequences:
- the LOC122075200 gene encoding protein SOSEKI 3-like: protein MEVRMKNYRQTSPDRARVWKEPSPKHQTRKVPVVYYLCRNRHLEHPHFIEVSLSSPEGLYLSDVIDRLNVLRGRGMASMYSWSCKRSYKNGYVWHDLCEDDLILPAHGNEYVLKGSELLEESHSGRFHPTVNTRLKNPIQLQEPTSSPSPETSSSSSGMMVGKGVKTSQEDEISPPLQRPSPSSMSPDTRVGSNPSYCGSRSLTEYKICKGAQAADASTQTEVISVRRDKARETCTRGVSTDNGSMELECNGSPENQILHVKENSELYGDEISPPPSSSSTSSSGGKVETLESLIRADANKINSFRILEEEAVSLPSNMKFKPANMLMQLISCGSISVKEHNFGIVPAYRPRFPHCKFPSPLFSKTIMLGEFDSLAENPRPMGLRLEDKDYFSGSLIERNIYREGDGLTVLKRSSSYNADRTPETQESAAGDKERETGNVRLKCIPRSTKPPSGKPPRNETMRSPVLDAPRKSSAAAEVSQPLFHGASNGGSRRITEPSTGKRPSKRLDSFREEEKVIKIEERLASGARVIIQSQGPL, encoded by the exons ATGGAAGTCCGGATGAAGAACTACAGACAGACGAGCCCAGACAGGGCTAGAGTTTGGAAGGAGCCGTCACCTAAGCACCAAACTAGAAAAGTTCCTGTTGTTTACTATCTCTGCAGAAATCGACATCTCGAACATCCCCATTTCATTGAGGTTTCGCTCTCATCACCTGAAGGCCTTTACTTGAGTG ATGTTATTGATAGGCTTAATGTTCTTAGAGGAAGAGGCATGGCTTCCATGTATTCGTGGTCTTGTAAGAG GAGCTACAAAAATGGTTATGTTTGGCATGATCTCTGTGAAGATGACCTGATTCTTCCTGCTCATGGAAATGAATATGTTCTCAAAGGTTCTGAGCTCTTAGAAGAATCTCATTCAG gTCGTTTCCATCCCACTGTTAATACCAGGTTGAAGAATCCAATTCAACTACAAGAACCCACGTCTTCCCCTAGCCCTGagacttcttcatcttcttcaggcATGATGGTTGGGAAAGGGGTGAAAACttctcaagaggatgaaatcTCTCCTCCACTCCAACGGCCAAGTCCCTCTAGCATGTCTCCAGATACTAGAGTAGGAAGCAACCCCTCTTATTGTGGCTCTAGGAGCTTAACAGAGTACAAGATCTGTAAGGGAGCTCAAGCAGCTGATGCTTCAACCCAGACTGAGGTAATAAGTGTGAGGAGAGATAAGGCCAGAGAAACCTGTACAAGAGGTGTTTCAACTGATAATGGGTCAATGGAGCTTGAATGCAATGGGAGTCCTGAGAACCAGATTCTGCATGTTAAGGAGAACTCTGAGCTATATGGGGATGAGATTTCCCCACCTCCATCTTCTTCAAGCACTTCTTCTTCTGGCGGAAAGGTGGAGACTTTGGAGTCTTTAATCAGAGCTGATGCTAATAAGATAAATAGCTTCAGGatacttgaagaagaagccGTAAGTTTGCCCTCCAATATGAAATTCAAGCCTGCAAACATGTTAATGCAATTGATCTCCTGTGGGTCTATCTCAGTGAAAGAACACAATTTTGGCATCGTACCTGCCTACAGACCTAGGTTTCCTCATTGTAAATTTCCCTCTCCATTGTTTTCTAAAACAATCATGCTGGGGGAGTTTGACTCCTTGGCAGAGAATCCAAGACCGATGGGGCTGAGATTGGAAGACAAAGACTATTTTAGTGGAAGCTTGATTGAGAGAAACATTTACAGGGAAGGAGATGGACTGACTGTTCTCAAAAGGTCTTCTTCATACAATGCTGACAG GACTCCTGAGACACAGGAATCGGCAGCAGGTGACAAGGAGAGGGAGACTGGTAATGTGCGTTTGAAATGCATCCCTCGATCAACCAAACCCCCATCGGGTAAGCCACCAAGGAATGAAACAATGAGATCCCCTGTTTTAGATGCACCCAGGAAATCTTCGGCAGCTGCGGAGGTTTCACAACCCTTGTTTCATGGTGCAAGCAATGGTGGCAGCAGGAGAATTACAGAGCCTTCCACAGGGAAGAGACCATCAAAGAGACTAGACTCTTTCAGGGAAGAGGAGAAagtgataaaaatagaagaaag GCTTGCTTCAGGAGCTCGGGTTATAATTCAATCCCAAGGACCCTTGTGA